One Peromyscus leucopus breed LL Stock chromosome 4, UCI_PerLeu_2.1, whole genome shotgun sequence genomic region harbors:
- the LOC114687800 gene encoding olfactory receptor 5W2-like, producing the protein MDRGNCSSVDEFIFLGITNNPGTNVALFTTFLLVYLITLLANLGMIILIRVDSQLHTPMYFFLSNLSFCDLCYSTAIGPKMLVDLLAEEKSIPMVGCALQFLTFCVFADSECLLLAVMAFDRYQAISNPLLYTVNMSGMVCSMLMAGVYLVATTDGLIHTTLAFRLCFCGSNEINHFFCDLPPLYLLSCSDIQVNELALFTVFGFIELSTVSGVLVSYCYIILSVLKIRSAEGRFKAFSTCTSHLTTVAIFQGTVLFMYFRPSSSYSLDQDKITSLFYTLVIPMLNPLIYSLRNRDVKEAMKKLKIKMFS; encoded by the coding sequence atggatagGGGAAATTGTTCCTCTGTGGATGAATTCATTTTCTTGGGAATTACCAATAACCCTGGCACGAATGTAGCCCTGTTTACCACATTCCTACTGGTTTATCTCATTACTCTCCTGGCCAATCTTGGTATGATAATTTTGATTAGAGTGGACTCTCAGCTCCACACACCAATGTACTTTTTTCTCAGCAACCTCTCCTTCTGTGACCTCTGCTATTCCACAGCAATTGGACCCAAAATGCTGGTGGATCTCTTAGCTGAGGAGAAATCAATTCCCATGGTTGGTTGTGCTTTGCAGTTCTTGACATTCTGTGTCTTTGCGGATTCTGAGTGTCTTCTACTGGCAGTGATGGCCTTCGATAGGTACCAGGCCATCAGCAACCCTTTGCTCTACACAGTGAACATGTCTGGCATGGTGTGTTCCATGCTCATGGCGGGGGTTTACCTGGTGGCAACAACAGATGGTTTAATACACACAACCTTGGCATTCCGTTTATGTTTTTGTGGGTCTAATGAGATCAACCACTTCTTTTGTGATTTGCCTCCACTCTACCTCCTCTCCTGCTCAGACATACAAGTCAATGAACTGGCCTTATTTACTGTTTTTGGTTTCATTGAACTGAGCACTGTCTCAGGAGTCCTGGTCTCTTATTGTTACATCATCTTATCAGTCCTGAAGATCCGTTCTGCTGAGGGGAGGTTCAAAGCTTTCTCCACCTGCACTTCCCATCTAACCACAGTTGCCATTTTCCAAGGAACTGTGCTTTTCATGTACTTTCGACCTAGCTCTTCTTATTCCCTGGATCAAGACAAAATAACCTCATTGTTTTATACTCTTGTGATTCCCATGCTGAACCCTCTGATTTACAGCCTGAGGAACAGGGATGTGAAAGAAGCCatgaaaaaactgaaaataaaaatgttctcctAA